A window of the Brassica napus cultivar Da-Ae chromosome C5, Da-Ae, whole genome shotgun sequence genome harbors these coding sequences:
- the LOC106403232 gene encoding uncharacterized protein LOC106403232: MDPNNNPFNTQNSSNYPFNYPNPNNYQFQNQSPNQPQHMPNYGYPPNFFMPSAIPNYRPYHGSMMSYPSQASPYSSAPTGYVADLNVGATDFPEFSTQMALGDISGIHEAIPDAEDSTPARRRSPKWTTEQNLVLLSGWIKFGTNSIIGKNQKGESYWGKIVEYCNEHCSFNPPRDGEACRNHYNYVNKSVNKWVGAYDNAKRMHQSGWSEDDVLAKAHELYSSAGKGSFKYIKEWLAIPDQPRYGSQVGGNTGSGSSGSKRSRESDASDSNSVGSSARPMGRDAAKKKAKKKGKGASLEVVNEEWNEFKEFKAQELDRLDKIVMMQNEANQLIKEKTQAKKMKMFIKITEKENLDDKSKELLQKLTPYKRQSEIEERYIINRFRERRNKIEEDYAARSKRKYFKRDHAAANQRLIDDYFANQPTYDDAIFRRRFRMRKHIFLRIVGDLSSSDNYFTQRSDAAKKEGISPLAKCTTAMRMLAYGVAADAVDEYIKIGGTTALECLRRFCKGIIRLYEQEYLRAPTQDDLQRILRVSEMRGFSGMIESIDCMHWEWKNCPTAWEGQFTRGDKGTTTAILEAVASHDLWIWHAFFGCPGTLNDINVLDRSPVFDDVEQGNTPKVNFFVNQRPYNMAYYLADGIYPSYPTFVKSIRLPQSEPDKLFAQRQEACQKDIERAFGVLQARFKIIREPARLWDIADLAIIMRSCIIFHNMIGEDERETYAQHWTDYDQSEASGPSTQQPFSTEVLPVFADHVRSRSELRDSNVHHELQADLVKHIWAQFGMFRGE, from the exons ATGGATCCAAACAATAACCCTTTCAACACCCAAAACTCTTCTAATTACCCTTTTAACTATCCAAATCCCAACAACTATCAGTTTCAAAATCAATCTCCCAACCAACCCCAGCATATGCCAAATTATGGTTATCCACCAAATTTCTTCATGCCGTCAGCCATTCCAAATTATCGTCCATATCATGGATCGATGATGTCTTATCCATCTCAAGCATCCCCATATTCTTCTGCTCCAACGGGTTATGTAGCTGATTTGAATGTTGGAGCAACTGATTTTCCTGAGTTTTCTACACAGATGGCTCTTGGTGATATTAGCGGTATTCATGAAGCCATTCCAGATGCAGAAGATTCAACTCCTGCTCGTCGGAGAAGTCCGAAATGGACCACTGAGCAAAATTTGGTTCTACTGAGTGGGTGGATTAAATTTGGAACAAACAGCATTATTGGCAAAAACCAAAAAGGTGAGTCATACTGGGGTAAAATTGTTGAATACTGTAATGAACATTGCTCATTTAATCCTCCGCGTGATGGAGAAGCATGCAGAAATCACTATAACTATGTTAACAAAAGCGTGAACAAATGGGTTGGCGCTTATGATAACGCTAAACGTATGCACCAAAGCGGGTGGTCGGAAGATGATGTATTGGCGAAAGCGCATGAATTATATTCAAGTGCTGGTAAAGGAAGTTTCAAATACATAAAAGAATGGCTCGCTATACCTGATCAACCACGTTATGGTAGTCAGGTAGGAGGAAATACTGGCTCTGGAAGCAGTGGATCTAAAAGGTCCCGTGAGAGTGATGCTAGTGACTCAAACTCTGTAGGATCTAGTGCTCGTCCAATGGGAAGAGATGCTGCTAAGAAAAAGGCTAAAAAGAAAGGTAAAGGTGCATCCTTGGAAGTGGTCAACGAAGAGTGGAATGAATTTAAAGAATTCAAGGCACAAGAGTTGGATCGGTTGGACAAAATAGTTATGATGCAAAATGAAGCAAACCAATTGATTAAGGAAAAAACTCAGGCTAAAAAGATGAAGATGTTTATCAAGATAACTGAAAAGGAGAATCTCGATGACAAGAGCAAAGAGCTGTTGCAGAAATTGACCC CTTACAAGAGGCAGTCTGAAATTGAAGAGAGGTATATCATCAACCGGTTTAGGGAGCGTCGAAACAAGATAGAGGAAGACTATGCAGCTCGTAGCAAGAGAAAATACTTCAAAAGAGATCATGCAGCAGCAAATCAAAGACTAATTGACGACTACTTTGCCAATCAACCTACATATGACGATGCAATATTTCGTCGGCGATTCCGGATGCGAAAACATATTTTCCTTCGGATCGTTGGAGACCTATCAAGCAGCGACAACTACTTTACCCAACGATCTGACGCAGCCAAGAAAGAAGGTATATCTCCATTAGCAAAATGTACTACGGCCATGCGAATGTTAGCTTATGGTGTGGCAGCTGACGCGGTGGATGAATACATCAAAATTGGAGGTACTACTGCTTTAGAGTGCTTGCGAAGATTTTGTAAAGGAATCATACGGCTGTATGAGCAAGAGTATCTCAGAGCCCCAACTCAAGATGACCTCCAGAGAATTTTACGTGTTAGTGAGATGCGAGGGTTTTCGGGGATGATTGAGAGTATTGATTGCATGCACTGGGAATGGAAAAATTGTCCTACAGCGTGGGAAGGTCAATTTACTCGGGGAGATAAGGGAACCACAACTGCTATTCTTGAAGCAGTTGCATCTCATGATCTATGGATCTGGCATGCTTTTTTTGGATGTCCGGGCACGTTGAACGATATAAACGTTCTAGACCGTTCACCGGTGTTCGATGATGTTGAACAAGGAAATACTCCAAAAGTGAATTTCTTTGTGAACCAACGTCCATATAATATGGCTTACTATCTAGCTGATGGTATCTATCCTTCTTATCCTACTTTTGTCAAATCAATTAGGTTACCTCAAAGTGAACCAGACAAGTTATTTGCACAACGTCAGGAGGCGTGTCAGAAGGACATCGAACGTGCATTTGGAGTTTTGCAGGCTCGATTTAAAATCATTCGTGAACCAGCTCGCCTGTGGGACATAGCCGATTTGGCTATCATCATGAGGTCGTGTATCATATTTCATAATATGATTGGTGAGGATGAAC